One genomic window of Ottowia oryzae includes the following:
- a CDS encoding M61 family metallopeptidase: protein MPAARTPTRRTDAAPVGYTLTLDRLRHRYVVQMKLTPITDVQRVSLPVWIPGSYLVREFARHLSGLRAQQGRAECEVTQLDKSTWDIACQPGRPLTIEYTVYARDNSVRAAWLDSHRGFFNGTSVLLRAHGHEGAPHEVTVRPPADAPDWQLATAMPTVRSDKRGFGTYRAADYDEAVDHPFELGAFWSGQFKAAGVPHRLVVAGAPAAFDGERLLRAARKICETAIAFWHGKARPPHRQYVFMLNVVDDGYGGLEHRASTALICGRRDLPRHGAPAEAARVGEGYVTLLGLISHEYFHTWNVKRMRPAEFARYDYTQENYTRLLWFFEGFTSYYDDLLLRRAGLIDDAGYLKLLTTTANQVLQAPGRQAQSVAQASFDAWTRYYRPDENTPNSTISYYSKGALVALCLDLTLREAGRGTLDDVMRSLWQRTRGGPLTEADVAAVLTDQAGRSFATELTAWVHGTEDLPLKDLLEAQGVQVLQEPSQVAQTLGLRVTESGGTVTLKVVLDGGAAAAAGMAAGDEWLGVEPVTEARQGRRAAAASTSQATQTAAGWRLTRLEDLPLYAGRARRVLALVARDKRLLRLPLELPTGATTWRLVRPAGADTQGWPAR, encoded by the coding sequence ATGCCCGCCGCCCGCACCCCCACCCGCCGCACCGACGCCGCGCCCGTCGGCTACACCCTCACCCTCGACCGGCTGCGCCACCGCTACGTGGTGCAGATGAAGCTGACGCCCATCACCGACGTGCAGCGCGTGTCGCTGCCGGTGTGGATTCCGGGCAGCTACCTCGTGCGCGAGTTCGCCCGCCACCTGAGCGGCTTGCGCGCGCAGCAGGGCCGCGCCGAGTGCGAAGTCACCCAGCTCGACAAGAGCACCTGGGACATTGCCTGCCAGCCGGGCCGCCCGCTGACCATCGAATACACCGTGTACGCGCGCGACAACTCTGTGCGCGCCGCCTGGCTAGACAGCCACCGGGGCTTTTTCAACGGCACCAGCGTGCTGCTGCGCGCCCACGGCCACGAAGGTGCTCCGCACGAAGTCACCGTACGACCACCCGCCGATGCGCCCGACTGGCAACTGGCCACGGCCATGCCCACCGTGCGGTCGGACAAGCGCGGCTTTGGCACCTACCGCGCGGCCGACTACGACGAGGCGGTGGACCACCCGTTTGAGCTGGGCGCTTTCTGGAGCGGCCAATTCAAGGCGGCCGGCGTTCCCCACCGCCTGGTGGTGGCCGGCGCACCCGCCGCCTTTGACGGCGAACGCCTGCTGCGCGCTGCGCGCAAGATTTGCGAAACCGCCATCGCCTTCTGGCACGGCAAGGCGCGCCCGCCGCACCGGCAGTACGTGTTCATGCTGAACGTGGTGGACGACGGCTACGGCGGGCTGGAGCACCGCGCCAGCACCGCGCTGATCTGCGGGCGGCGCGACCTGCCGCGCCACGGCGCCCCGGCCGAGGCCGCACGCGTGGGCGAGGGCTACGTCACGCTGCTGGGGCTGATCAGCCACGAATACTTTCACACCTGGAACGTCAAGCGCATGCGGCCGGCCGAGTTCGCCCGCTACGACTACACGCAAGAAAACTACACGCGCCTGCTGTGGTTCTTTGAAGGCTTCACCAGCTACTACGACGACCTGCTGCTGCGCCGCGCGGGGCTGATCGACGACGCGGGCTACCTCAAGCTGCTGACCACCACCGCCAACCAGGTGCTGCAGGCGCCGGGGCGGCAGGCGCAATCGGTCGCGCAGGCCAGCTTTGACGCCTGGACGCGCTATTACCGCCCCGACGAAAACACGCCCAACAGCACCATCAGCTACTACAGCAAAGGCGCGCTGGTCGCGCTGTGCCTGGATCTGACGCTGCGCGAAGCCGGCCGAGGCACGCTGGACGACGTGATGCGCAGCCTTTGGCAGCGCACCCGCGGTGGCCCGCTGACCGAGGCCGACGTCGCCGCGGTGCTGACCGATCAGGCCGGCCGCAGCTTCGCCACCGAGCTGACCGCCTGGGTGCACGGCACCGAAGATCTGCCGCTGAAAGACTTGCTGGAAGCCCAGGGCGTGCAAGTGCTGCAAGAGCCGTCGCAGGTGGCGCAGACGCTGGGGCTGCGCGTGACCGAAAGCGGCGGCACCGTCACGCTGAAAGTGGTGCTGGATGGCGGCGCCGCCGCCGCTGCCGGCATGGCCGCGGGCGACGAATGGCTGGGGGTCGAGCCCGTGACCGAGGCCCGCCAAGGACGCCGCGCAGCCGCTGCCAGCACCAGTCAGGCCACGCAGACCGCCGCCGGCTGGCGCCTCACGCGCCTGGAAGACCTGCCCTTGTACGCCGGCCGGGCGCGCCGCGTGCTGGCGCTGGTGGCGCGCGACAAACGCCTGCTGCGCCTGCCGCTGGAGCTGCCCACCGGCGCCACCACCTGGCGGCTGGTCAGGCCGGCGGGCGCCGATACTCAGGGATGGCCCGCACGCTGA
- a CDS encoding DsbC family protein — translation MNKNLIRRAAVAALLALPLLATAQDKEAAAIRKNLGERIPALSQIDEIRKTPMAGLYEVRVGTDILYTDAEGNFIVQGNLLDTRSKKNLTEERVEKLTAIKFDELDTKNAFTMVRGNGKRKLAVFADPNCGYCKRFEKDLQKVNNVTVYLYLIPILGQDSVEKSKQIWCSMNKGKTWDDWMQRDVLPKGASSCNTDALTANLEFAKKYRITGTPTLVFADGTRVPGAINAQQIEQQLAR, via the coding sequence ATGAACAAGAACCTGATTCGCCGCGCTGCGGTGGCTGCCCTGCTCGCGCTGCCCCTGCTGGCCACCGCCCAAGACAAAGAAGCCGCGGCCATCCGCAAGAACCTGGGCGAGCGCATTCCCGCGTTGAGCCAGATCGACGAGATCCGCAAGACGCCCATGGCAGGCCTGTACGAAGTGCGCGTGGGCACCGACATCCTGTACACCGACGCCGAAGGCAACTTCATCGTGCAGGGCAACCTGCTGGACACGCGGTCGAAGAAAAACCTGACGGAAGAGCGCGTCGAGAAGCTCACGGCCATCAAGTTCGACGAGTTGGACACCAAGAACGCCTTCACCATGGTACGCGGCAACGGCAAGCGCAAGCTGGCCGTGTTTGCCGACCCCAACTGCGGCTACTGCAAGCGCTTTGAAAAAGACCTGCAGAAAGTCAACAACGTGACGGTGTACCTGTACCTGATTCCCATCCTGGGCCAGGATTCGGTAGAGAAATCCAAGCAGATCTGGTGCAGCATGAACAAGGGCAAGACCTGGGACGACTGGATGCAGCGCGACGTGCTGCCCAAGGGCGCCAGCAGCTGCAACACCGACGCGCTCACGGCCAACCTCGAGTTTGCCAAGAAGTACCGCATCACCGGCACCCCCACGCTGGTCTTTGCCGACGGCACGCGCGTGCCGGGCGCCATCAACGCGCAACAGATCGAGCAGCAACTGGCGCGCTGA
- a CDS encoding FAD-dependent monooxygenase, whose translation MAVTHDICIRGAGIVGRTLALLLARERLRVALVASPRPPDAADVRAYALSPASRALLQSLRCWPAESAATPVLGMQVRGDGAGQVHFSAAAQGVDALNWIVDVPALEQQLTQACQFQGDIDVVDEPVAAQLTVVCEGRASRTRAEWGVEFDRTPYPQHAIATRLDCELPHGQIARQWFTADGEILAFLPLDGPQGHRVAVVWSVRAERVPELMALPDGAVAAMLADLSGHALGALQLCAPRATWPLVLAAAQRWVGRVPDAPQRSFALAGDAAHAMHPLAGQGLNVGLGDAAELASVLAAREPWRTPADLKLLRRYERARQGEWLRMRLATDSLQLLFGRPEPLAAAARNWGMRLFDASGPIKSGITRLAMGTA comes from the coding sequence ATGGCTGTCACCCACGACATCTGCATCCGCGGCGCCGGCATCGTCGGGCGCACCCTGGCGCTGTTGCTGGCGCGCGAACGCCTGCGCGTGGCGCTGGTCGCCTCGCCGCGCCCACCCGACGCCGCCGACGTGCGCGCCTACGCGCTCAGCCCCGCATCCCGCGCGCTGCTGCAGTCACTGCGCTGCTGGCCCGCCGAATCGGCCGCCACGCCCGTGCTGGGCATGCAGGTGCGGGGCGACGGCGCCGGGCAGGTGCATTTCAGCGCCGCCGCGCAGGGCGTGGACGCGCTCAACTGGATCGTGGACGTGCCCGCGCTGGAGCAGCAGCTCACGCAGGCGTGCCAGTTTCAGGGCGACATCGACGTGGTGGATGAGCCCGTGGCCGCGCAGCTGACCGTGGTCTGCGAAGGCCGCGCCAGCCGCACCCGCGCCGAATGGGGCGTGGAATTCGACCGCACGCCCTACCCGCAACACGCCATCGCCACCCGGCTGGACTGCGAATTGCCGCACGGGCAGATCGCCCGCCAGTGGTTCACGGCCGATGGCGAAATCCTGGCCTTTCTGCCGCTGGACGGCCCGCAGGGCCACCGCGTGGCGGTGGTCTGGTCGGTGCGCGCCGAGCGCGTGCCCGAGCTGATGGCGCTGCCCGACGGTGCCGTGGCCGCCATGCTGGCCGACCTCAGCGGCCACGCCCTGGGCGCGCTGCAGCTGTGCGCCCCGCGCGCCACCTGGCCACTGGTGCTGGCCGCCGCGCAGCGCTGGGTGGGCCGCGTGCCGGATGCGCCGCAGCGCAGCTTTGCGCTGGCCGGTGATGCCGCGCACGCCATGCACCCGCTGGCTGGTCAAGGCCTGAATGTGGGCCTGGGCGATGCCGCCGAGCTGGCGAGCGTGCTGGCCGCGCGCGAGCCTTGGCGCACGCCGGCCGATTTGAAGCTGCTGCGCCGCTATGAGCGCGCCCGCCAGGGCGAATGGCTGCGCATGCGCCTGGCCACCGACAGCCTTCAGCTGTTGTTTGGCCGGCCCGAACCGCTGGCCGCCGCCGCACGCAACTGGGGCATGCGCCTGTTTGACGCCAGCGGGCCGATCAAATCCGGCATCACGCGCCTGGCGATGGGAACTGCCTGA
- a CDS encoding MOSC domain-containing protein, translating into MAHPDPAPADDLNDDRLHASVAQLFVYPVKSCAGVALQEAELTETGLDLDRAWMVVDATGRFVTQRELPRMALVVPQIRRYEVVLRAPGMLALHLGMNEVVSPTRAKVWADTVDAWDMGDVAAQWFSDFLGQPGLRLVRFDPEVRRLSSLKWTGGIESPNQFADGFALLVTTTAALDGLNARMAANGVAAVDMRRFRPNLVLAGTAAHDEDRVDELHIATAGGPVRLKLVKPCARCPIPNVDPATGEPAPQVMDALQTYRADPRVGGALTFGMNAIVLDGVGQRLRVGDAVVGDWQFD; encoded by the coding sequence ATGGCCCATCCTGACCCCGCCCCCGCAGACGACCTGAACGATGACCGATTGCACGCCAGCGTGGCGCAATTGTTCGTCTACCCCGTCAAATCCTGCGCCGGCGTGGCGCTGCAAGAGGCCGAGCTGACCGAAACCGGGCTGGACCTGGATCGTGCCTGGATGGTGGTCGACGCCACGGGCCGCTTTGTCACCCAGCGCGAGCTGCCCCGCATGGCGCTGGTCGTGCCGCAAATTCGCCGCTACGAAGTGGTGCTGCGCGCGCCGGGCATGCTGGCGCTGCACCTGGGCATGAACGAAGTGGTGTCGCCCACGCGCGCGAAGGTGTGGGCCGACACCGTGGACGCGTGGGACATGGGCGACGTGGCTGCGCAGTGGTTCAGCGACTTTCTGGGCCAGCCCGGCCTGCGCCTGGTGCGCTTTGACCCCGAGGTGCGCCGCCTATCCAGCCTGAAGTGGACGGGCGGCATCGAGTCGCCCAACCAGTTTGCCGACGGCTTTGCCCTGCTGGTCACCACCACCGCCGCGCTGGACGGATTGAACGCCCGAATGGCCGCCAACGGCGTGGCCGCGGTGGACATGCGGCGCTTTCGGCCCAACCTGGTGCTGGCCGGCACCGCCGCCCACGACGAAGACCGCGTGGATGAATTGCACATCGCCACCGCAGGCGGGCCGGTGCGGCTGAAGCTGGTCAAGCCCTGCGCGCGCTGCCCCATTCCCAACGTCGACCCCGCCACCGGCGAACCCGCGCCGCAGGTGATGGATGCGCTGCAAACCTACCGCGCCGACCCGCGCGTGGGCGGCGCGCTGACCTTCGGCATGAACGCCATCGTGCTTGACGGCGTGGGCCAGCGCCTGCGCGTGGGCGACGCGGTGGTGGGCGACTGGCAGTTCGACTGA
- a CDS encoding cache domain-containing protein — MRLRTKIIALAAAPLLLALVLVALAVWHQERDLAQRERSLIEDSYMAQRRSELRTYGALAISTIKLLYDSGRQDDAAQAEALRRLAALDYGSDGYFFVYDLQGRSLMHSRQPELVGQSLWDLRDTQGRYTLRDLIRAAQQPGGGFVDYEWRKPSSEQTAPKLGYVIVLPRWNWVVGTGLYLDDIQDTLAAVDRQMNANVTVTLLWIAAIAALCLLAVSAAGLWLNLSEHRSAAAQLRLLARRVVQSQEDERHHLARELHDGTSQALVGVKLQIEAYIDSLATPDAPPALTKALQRLNDALQEVRGLSHGLRPALLDTLGLPAALDRLAQDFSDQGGIEASTVVQGVPRPLLPEAKTALFRVAQEALTNVHKHAAGAACVTLTLQFDAASVRLRVQDDGHGFDVPALQMDARRGIGLRNMRERMAAVGGRLRLRSEPGATTIEAELPTPA, encoded by the coding sequence ATGCGCTTGCGCACCAAGATCATCGCGCTGGCCGCTGCGCCCTTGCTGCTGGCGCTGGTGCTGGTCGCGCTGGCGGTGTGGCACCAGGAGCGCGACCTGGCCCAGCGTGAGCGCAGCCTGATCGAAGACAGCTACATGGCGCAGCGCCGCAGCGAGCTGCGCACCTACGGCGCGCTGGCGATCAGCACCATCAAGCTCCTGTACGACAGCGGCCGGCAGGACGATGCCGCCCAAGCCGAAGCGCTGCGCCGCCTGGCCGCGCTGGACTACGGCAGCGACGGCTACTTCTTCGTCTATGACTTGCAGGGCCGCAGCCTTATGCACTCGCGCCAGCCCGAGCTGGTGGGCCAGTCGCTGTGGGACTTGCGCGACACCCAGGGCCGCTACACCCTGCGCGACCTGATCCGTGCTGCGCAGCAGCCCGGCGGCGGCTTTGTCGACTACGAATGGCGCAAGCCGTCCAGCGAGCAGACCGCGCCCAAGCTGGGCTACGTGATCGTGCTGCCGCGCTGGAACTGGGTGGTGGGCACGGGGCTGTACCTGGACGACATCCAGGACACCCTGGCCGCCGTGGATCGGCAGATGAACGCCAACGTGACCGTGACGCTGCTGTGGATCGCCGCCATCGCTGCGCTGTGCCTGCTGGCCGTCAGCGCCGCCGGGCTGTGGCTGAACCTGAGCGAGCATCGCTCGGCGGCTGCCCAGTTGCGCCTGTTGGCGCGGCGCGTGGTTCAGTCGCAAGAAGACGAGCGCCACCATTTGGCGCGTGAGCTGCACGACGGCACCAGCCAGGCGCTGGTGGGCGTCAAGCTGCAGATCGAGGCGTACATCGACAGCCTGGCCACGCCCGACGCGCCGCCCGCGCTGACCAAGGCTTTGCAGCGCCTGAACGACGCCCTGCAAGAGGTGCGCGGGCTGTCGCATGGGCTGCGCCCCGCGCTGCTGGACACGCTGGGCCTGCCGGCCGCGCTGGACCGGCTGGCGCAGGACTTCAGCGACCAAGGCGGCATCGAGGCCAGCACAGTGGTGCAGGGCGTGCCTCGCCCGCTGCTGCCCGAGGCCAAGACTGCGCTGTTTCGCGTGGCCCAGGAGGCGTTGACCAACGTGCACAAGCACGCCGCGGGCGCCGCCTGCGTCACGCTGACCCTGCAATTCGATGCCGCCAGCGTGCGCCTGCGGGTGCAGGACGACGGCCACGGCTTTGACGTGCCGGCCCTGCAGATGGATGCGCGCCGCGGAATTGGGCTGCGCAACATGCGCGAACGCATGGCGGCCGTCGGTGGCCGGCTGCGCCTGCGCTCCGAGCCCGGCGCCACTACCATCGAGGCCGAGCTGCCCACCCCCGCATGA